The following are encoded in a window of Pyrenophora tritici-repentis strain M4 chromosome 6, whole genome shotgun sequence genomic DNA:
- a CDS encoding zf-RING-2 domain containing protein — MFCKAKEYFTLLAEAKARKRITVPTKPKASMATTKPEASMVTTKPELIIATTKPETSMASMAIKLAGNITFEQWYDNSKAELQSGGATWYYDSNDSPTMNSNPPLRLLRQSIGPHMCMKCTSVVDTKEVKQNSDFRLALQARLSSGYLDEVFASNSSTIKINQELPLSRSVVLEKGVRYVKALPMCQPGTKADQNNDEEHTNVGPESKLPNRLNPQEFPLYILACDHIICQACLVYNFDTWYQNAVCPMCRHELLRTGRFYFGNMMVDQSAALVVGRAAAFFDDGLLHKAIEVYTASFKANDKSSIILTTWGYEQVAHGVAAYLETKYPAGYYGHSSKYMTDEALSRSVQSSSVKHVLDIAHSINLQKLIRLHAMSVPCLVSVTGLKATMLRLVRQAVQEPIADICRRLLSEELIDAGFGLDLSSEEILEVATTLDGTQMKELWRVCEMFVEYTVAWLVWRHVTLDPDYVATLTKLAVPMGH, encoded by the exons ATGTTCTGCAAAGCTAAAGAATACTTCACCTTACTAGCCGAAGCGAAAGCTCGAAAGAGAATAACC GTACCGACTAAGCCTAAGGCGAGCATGGCGACGACTAAGCCTGAGGCGAGCATGGTGACAACTAAGCCTGAGCTGATCATCGCGACGACTAAGCCTGAGACGAGCATGGCGAGTATGGCGATAAAGCTGGCTGGGAACATCACTTTCGAGCAATGGTATGATAACAGCAAGGCCGAACTGCAATCGGGAGGTGCCACCTGGTATTACGACAGCAACGATAGTCCGACCATGAATTCCAATCCACCATTGCGCCTACTTCGACAGAGTATTGGTCCACACATGTGTATGAAGTGCACAAGTGTGGTCGATACCAAGGAGGTCAAACAAAACAGCGACTTCAGGCTTGCACTTCAGGCTCGCCTTTCGTCAGGGTACTTGGACGAAGTCTTCGCCTCGAACTCCTCAACTATCAAGATCAACCAAGAACTTCCGCTATCGAGATCTGTCGTCCTTGAGAAAGGTGTCCGTTATGTCAAGGCCCTACCTATGTGTCAACCAGGAACCAAAGCCGACCAGAACAATGATGAAGAGCACACCAATGTCGGTCCTGAGAGCAAGCTTCCGAATCGCCTGAATCCTCAAGAATTTCCGCTCTATATACTAGCATGCGACCATATCATCTGTCAAGCGTGTCTCGTATACAACTTCGACACTTGGTATCAGAATGCAGTCTGTCCAATGTGCCGACACGAGCTTCTCAGAACCGGGCGCTTCTACTTCGGGAATATGATGGTAGACCAGAGTGCAGCACTGGTAGTGGGTCGTGCAGCTGCATTCTTCGACGATGGTTTGCTCCATAAAGCCATAGAAGTATACACTGCCTCTTTCAAGGCCAACGACAAGTCCTCCATCATACTCACGACATGGGGCTATGAACAGGTGGCGCACGGAGTTGCAGCATATCTCGAGACAAAATACCCGGCAGGTTATTATGGTCATTCGAGCAAGTATATGACCGATGAAGCGCTTTCTCGATCAGTACAGTCCTCGTCTGTCAAGCACGTCTTGGATATCGCCCACTCAATCAATTTGCAGAAGTTGATCCGGTTGCATGCAATGAGTGTTCCTTGCTTAGTCTCGGTGACAGGGCTGAAAGCTACTATGTTGCGACTCGTCCGCCAAGCTGTTCAGGAACCGATTGCCGATATCTGTCGTAGGCTGCTTTCAGAAGAGCTCATCGACGCCGGCTTCGGTTTGGATCTTTCATCGGAAGAAATACTTGAGGTTGCAACAACCCTTGATGGGACTCAGATGAAGGAGTTGTGGCGTGTTTGCGAGATGTTCGTCGAGTATACGGTTGCTTGGCTTGTATGGAGACATGTCACTCTCGATCCAGACTATGTTGCTACGCTGACTAAGCTCGCCGTGCCCATGGGACATTGA
- a CDS encoding DnaJ, DnaJ-class molecular chaperone with C-terminal Zn finger domain protein yields the protein MVNLAISWDLIGPFLVWQYLIPFAAGWAQTVLYSIFIRAGDPKPQPGSPRFIKHRRNILVAVYAAYFAFTIYEVDFNLQHRSNAYNDLGVPIDVSQSALNTHFRKLTLQYHPDKIGRNVDRDTANDYYVRLRHAKDIILDPAKRSAYDRFGPWILENCQRCSTISDYTNHGLLAATTNYGVLTIFLFGANALGFLTDGAYWRYLGILAVATFEVRTAMRPDHPAFLYKYLNPLVTSTNLRLAYLPFEIVLIVKKAAVSLAQFLTLLMPLYRMDAHKPVKPIDDSDETRHKQLDRLGGLVDEINKDANRLLELESIPYRDNERAKTELRDALKKYMVQNVVHQEREVRNAMGQVMMRKRTGVPHGA from the exons ATGGTGAATTTAGCTATTTCATGGGACCTCATAGGACCTTTCCTTGTGTGGCAGTATCTAATACCATTT GCAGCAGGATGGGCGCAAACAGTCCTCTACAGCATCTTTATTCGCGCCGGCGACCCCAAACCTCAGCCGGGCTCCCCACGATTCATCAAGCATCGCCGGAATATTTTGGTTGCCGTTTATGCGGCGTACTTCGCCTTCACCATCTACGAGGTCGACTTCAACCTCCAGCACCGGAGTAACGCATATAACGACCTCGGCGTACCGATCGATGTTAGCCAGAGCGCTTTGAACACGCACTTCAGGAAGTTGACACTCCAATACCACCCGGATAAAATTGGCCGGAATGTGGATAGGGATACGGCGAACGACTACTACGTGCGCCTGAGGCATGCCAAAGATATTATCCTGGATCCCGCGAAGCGCTCCGCGTACGATCGCTTTGGCCCATGGATCTTAGAAAATTGCCAGCGTTGCTCAACAATCAGTGACTACACGAACCACGGGCTGCTTGCCGCGACGACTAATTACGGCGTTCTCACCATTTTCTTGTTTGGCGCAAACGCTCTGGGGTTCCTAACTGATGGCGCGTATTGGCGCTACCTCGGCATTCTCGCTGTCGCAACTTTCGAAGTACGCACGGCTATGCGTCCAGATCACCCCGCGTTCCTATACAAATACTTGAACCCACTCGTCACATCCACGAACCTCAGACTCGCATATCTCCCCTTCGAAATCGTCCTCATCGTTAAAAAGGCCGCCGTCTCTCTCGCCCAGTTTCTCACGCTTCTCATGCCACTTTACCGCATGGACGCGCACAAACCGGTTAAGCCCATCGATGATAGCGACGAAACGCGACACAAGCAGCTTGATCGTCTCGGTGGCCTCGTGGACGAAATCAACAAAGATGCGAATAGGCTCTTGGAGCTGGAGAGCATTCCGTACAGGGACAACGAAAGGGCAAAGACCGAGCTGAGAGATGCGCTGAAAAAGTACATGGTGCAGAATGTGGTGCATCAGGAGAGGGAGGTTAGAAATGCTATGGGACAAGTTATGATGAGGAAAAGAACGGGGGTGCCGCATGGTGCG TAA
- a CDS encoding DUF612 multi-domain protein — MNAEAYLRKQGWQGSGHSLDHTGRGIKKPLLITHKNDQLGLGKKKAAHTTDDQWWLRAYDQSLQTIGTGKDSTLDQVRTQGINRGGLYGFFVKGEQIEGTIGDTSATTTDVSNPPSGTSTPPTSASETEASAPSKKTTDKKSKRKREESDAKASKKSKKADAKGTEQDVMAKKLSKLKPAERADYEARAVAKGQSLEQYVLRRIQKKTEKNAPEPVGPTSVPGVFFTDLEGNPDLANGVADKQPKENKPAKSGDRAEKPEKAAKDKKQKKSDKREKKSKKTEKKE; from the exons ATGAACGCCGAGGCATATTTGCGCAAGCAAGGCTGGCAGGGCTCAGGTCACTCGCTCGATCATACCGGGCGCGGCATTAAGAAGCCGCTGCTCATCACCCACAAGAATGATCAGCTGGGGCTCGGCAAGAAAAAGGCGGCGCATACGACGGATGACCAGTGGTGGCTACGTGCATATGACCAGAGTCTGCAAACAATTGGCACAGGAAAAGAT AGCACCCTCGACCAGGTCCGTACTCAGGGCATCAACCGCGGCGGTCTATATGGCTTCTTCGTAAAAGGCGAACAGATCGAGGGTACTATTGGGGACACATCAGCCACCACAACGGACGTCTCAAACCCTCCATCCGGTACCAGCACGCCGCCAACCTCCGCATCCGAAACCGAAGCATCTGCGCCGTCCAAGAAGACAACGGATAAGAAGAGCAAGCGCAAGCGGGAAGAGTCAGATGCCAAGGCAAGCAAGAAGAGTAAAAAGGCGGACGCCAAGGGCACTGAGCAGGATGTCATGGCCAAGAAGCTTTCCAAGTTGAAGCCTGCAGAGAGGGCCGACTACGAAGCACGCGCAGTAGCAAAGGGACAGTCGCTCGAGCAATACGTCCTCCGTCGCATCCAGAAGAAGACCGAAAAGAACGCACCAGAGCCTGTGGGACCAACGTCGGTGCCTGGTGTCTTCTTCACAGACCTTGAAGGCAATCCAGATCTCGCAAACGGCGTTGCAGACAAACAGCCCAAGGAGAACAAACCAGCGAAATCGGGCGACAGAGCGGAAAAGCCGGAGAAAGCGGCCAAAGACAAAAAGCAAAAGAAGTCGGACAAGAGGGAGAAGAAGTCTAAGAAGACAGAGAAGAAGGAATAA
- a CDS encoding dienelactone hydrolase: protein MSFLERQTTRITGDDHSGRRKSVIRVSSSGKIPNAKKPRTRPPASLRDHLPYPNSTLCPASGPYSIGSMEIEVPVEKPRPISHIKRKGRHLLQLETVLFTLYYPASFGSGNGKAPGGEKKWSRETWLPRPRRETAKGYAQFAGIPNFVGIGLFGATTMLTKLRAYRNCPPATHWPPEGNAKKDGYKIKNQQGNPPEGLGEEPTFPLLMFSHGLGGSRTAYSSLCSEFASYGFVVCAMEHRDGSGPRSFINHKKRSKHRKDGHGGGKANDADCDGDGQGEKDFEKFQHMDHTEEEIAQGYHYVDYIFPKGNPKDTAPNNENGVDSELRSAQIEMRLCELEEAYRVLKAICAGDGEDIARQNLRGEGYVGGSSRGLIGVDWSQWKNRFHVDKMTMAGHSFGAATVVEVLRHTERFINVQAGIIYDIWGAPIKPPLDDPKHRIHLPLLGIASEAFMYWEKNWDASMSLMKEASEHGAPAYLLTVRGSVHVNQSDFSILYEHVSSFFMKATVHPQRAIDLNVSTSLEFLRLVTPELGGGKSLISRCMTDENLLETPLLEEIPEEHRPDDQWIAARLRVDNEFRKRMAAGVQRKFKRNFQGGMGTGYTTSDEMWCFYKPSDEALNHWINEEEGGEKRIDEDRATASNEERHGSNHIPRDNAEKDGSTLQSGDDGSSKDTSSSQRQHQGASQSVRDRYDDDEKRDVDSDKISAAAGPDEEAPANTWMGVIPALRHGPGQKQA from the exons ATGTCTTTTCTCGAGCGCCAAACAACGCGAATCACGGGCGATGACCACAGTGGTCGCCGAAAGAGCGTTATACGCGTCTCCTCGTCGGGCAAAATACCCAATGCGAAGAAACCTCGTACCCGACCACCCGCCTCGCTGCGCGACCACCTTCCTTACCCGAACTCTACGCTATGTCCCGCATCAGGACCGTACTCCATAGGGAGCATGGAAATTGAAGTCCCTGTGGAGAAGCCCCGGCCTATCTCACATATCAAGCGGAAGGGCAGGCACCTTCTACAATTGGAAACAGTCTTGTTTACACTATACTACCCGGCGTCATTCGGGAGCGGGAATGGGAAGGCACCTGGAGGAGAGAAAAAATGGAGTCGGGAAACATGGCTTCCAAGACCACGGAGGGAGACAGCCAAGGGGTATGCGCAATTCGCGGGAATACCAAACTTCGTGGGCATTGGGCTCTTTGGTGCAACTACCATGCTAACAAAACTCCGTGCATACCGGAACTGTCCTCCAGCGACCCATTGGCCACCAGAAGGGAATGCGAAGAAAGATGGATACAAGATCAAGAATCAGCAAGGCAACCCGCCCGAAGGCTTGGGTGAAGAACCAACCTTCCCGCTGTTAATGTTCAGCCACGGTCTTGGTGGTTCAAGAACAGCATACAGCAGCCTATGCTCCGAGTTTGCAAGCTATGGCTTTGTTGTGTGCGCCATGGAGCATCGAGACGGGAGTGGACCACGATCCTTTATAAACCACAAGAAGCGAAGCAAGCACAGGAAAGATGGGCACGGAGGAGGTAAAGCAAACGATGCGGACTGCGATGGTGATGGGCAAGGTGAGAAAGATTTCGAAAAGTTCCAGCACATGGATCACACCGAAGAGGAGATTGCACAGGGCTACCACTACGTC GACTACATCTTCCCCAAGGGCAACCCCAAAGACACCGCACCGAACAATGAAAATGGCGTTGATAGTGAACTGCGCAGTGCTCAGATCGAAATGCGTCTTTGTGAGCTCGAAGAGGCGTATCGTGTTCTCAAAGCAATCTGTGCTGGCGATGGGGAGGATATCGCAAGGCAGAATCTGCGTGGGGAAGGTTATGTTGGTGGCTCGTCGCGAGGTCTAATCGGTGTTGACTGGTCTCAATGGAAGAATCGCTTTCATGTCGACAAGATGACGATGGCTGGCCACAGCTTTGGGGCTGCGACCGTAGTCGAAGTGCTCAGACATACTGAGCGGTTCATTAACGTACAGGCAGGGATCATATATGACATTTGGGG TGCTCCCATAAAGCCGCCATTAGATGACCCTAAGCATCGAATACATCTTCCTTTGCTTGGTATCGCTAGCGAAGCATTCATGTACTGGGAGAAGAATTGGGATGCAAGCATGTCCCTTATGAAAGAAGCTAGCGAGCATGGTGCTCCTGCATACCTTCTCACTGTTCGAGGATCCGTCCACGTCAATCAAAGCGACTTTTCAATCTTATACGAACATGTGTCCTCCTTCTTTATGAAGGCGACTGTTCACCCACAACGAGCCATCGATCTCAATGTCAGTACCAGTCTTGAATTCTTGAGATTGGTGACCCCCGAATTGGGAGGGGGAAAGTCACTCATCAGTCGTTGTATGACTGACGAGAATCTACTCGAAACGCCACTGTTGGAAGAAATTCCTGAAGAACATCGGCCGGACGACCAATGGATAGCCGCTCGCCTTCGGGTAGATAATGAGTTCAGAAAACGTATGGCCGCTGGTGTACAAAGGAAGTTTAAGCGCAACTTCCAAGGTGGTATGGGGACGGGTTATACAACCTCAGATGAAATGTGGTGTTTCTACAAGCCCTCGGATGAGGCGTTAAACCACTGGATCAACGAggaagaaggaggagagaaaCGCATCGACGAGGACCGTGCCACTGCGTCCAACGAAGAGCGTCATGGTAGTAATCACATCCCAAGGGATAATGCCGAGAAAGATGGGAGCACGTTGCAGAGCGGAGACGATGGCAGCTCAAAAGATACGTCCAGTTCGCAAAGACAACATCAAGGTGCTTCACAATCTGTACGCGATAGATATGATGATGACGAGAAAAGAGATGTTGATTCTGACAAAATATCGGCCGCCGCGGGGCCTGACGAGGAAGCACCTGCGAACACCTGGATGGGTGTCATCCCTGCATTGAGACATGGACCGGGGCAAAAGCAAGCGTAG
- a CDS encoding Metallophos domain containing protein translates to MKHTGLFALLACTAGAVVLPIRNALDYPGIQFGSDKKLSISVFSDLHFGEPESSRGRLDADLKTVGVMNSVLDNEQPNFVVLNGDLVSCEWVAPDNLNALTDQILAPLVNRNLPFGATFGNHDASKTCSTASMSDHMWNDVKGKNGQKLSYTTQSVSGDYDQVGQSNYFIPVYSSTDSNELKMLLWFFDSKGGRKYQPTGDDVQLPNWVDQKVVDWFCSTNSDLRQQYGRAIPSLAFVHIPIHATSSFQHDGYGSTTNPGINEEVIGQQGDSCDISGNNCNYNGADIPFMSALVKTEGLMAVFSGHDHMVDWCMKWSKDLPKTSPANGNGLNICFNRHSGYGGYSDYTRGARQIVVGEDSLGQNVVDTWIRLEDGKISGQVSLNSTFGTDQYPVVDKSKTSEV, encoded by the exons ATGAAGCATACGGGACTGTTTGCGCTACTGGCCTGTACAGCAGGTGCTGTAGTTCTGCCAATTCGAAATGCACTCGACTACCCTGGTATTCAGTTTGGATCGGACAAGAAGCTCTCAATCAGTGTCTTCAGTGACCTGCACTTCGGCGAGC CCGAGTCTTCACGCGGTCGACTTGATGCAGACCTCAAGACTGTCGGTGTTATGAACTCGGTCCTCGACAATGAGCAACCTAATTTTGTGGTCCTCAACGGTGACCTCGTATCTTGCGAGTGGGTTGCTCCTGACAATCTGAATGCGTTGACCGATCAAATCCTTGCTCCTTTGGTAAACCGTAACCTTCCCTTTGGCGCAACATTCGGCAACCACGATGCGTCCAAGACTTGCAGCACTGCTTCGATGAGCGACCACATGTGGAACGATGTCAAAGGCAAGAATGGTCAGAAGCTATCCTACACAACTCAGTCCGTATCTGGTGATTACGATCAAGTCGGCCAGAGCAACTACTTCATCCCCGTCTACAGCTCTACCGACAGCAATGAACTCAAGATGCTGTTATGGTTCTTTGATAGCAAGGGTGGCCGCAAGTATCAACCTACAGGCGATGACGTCCAGCTGCCCAACTGGGTAGATCAAAAG GTCGTCGACTGGTTCTGTAGCACCAACAGTGACCTCCGCCAACAATACGGCCGAGCCATTCCAAGTCTCGCTTTCGTCCACATCCCCATTCACGCAACCTCGTCCTTCCAACACGATGGCTATGGTAGCACCACAAACCCCGGTATCAATGAAGAGGTCATCGGCCAACAAGGCGATAGCTGTGACATCTCAGGCAACAACTGCAACTACAACGGCGCAGACATACCCTTTATGAGTGCGCTCGTCAAAACTGAGGGTCTCATGGCTGTCTTCTCCGGCCACGATCACATGGTCGATTGGTGCATGAAGTGGTCTAAAGACCTGCCCAAAACATCGCCTGCTAACGGCAATGGCCTCAACATCTGCTTCAATAGGCACTCTGGATATGGTGGCTATAGCGATTATACACGTGGTGCGAGGCAGATTGTTGTGGGAGAGGATTCGCTGGGACAGAATGTGGTTGATACTTGGATTCGGCTGGAAGATGGGAAGATTTCAGGTCAAGTGTCACTGAACTCGACGTTTGGTACAGATCAGTATCCCGTGGTTGATAAGTCGAAGACCTCAGAGGTTTAG
- a CDS encoding histidyl tRNA-specific guanylyltransferase: protein MANSKYEYVRRFEKDDGLLENTWIVVRIDGRGFSKFTAKYEFVKPNDKNGLDVMNAAAKAVMKELPDLVMAFGNSDEFSFVFHKDCALFDRRASKLTTTIVSTFTAYYVYSWSLYFPDKPLTPPLPSFDGRAVLYPSDDNLRDYLSWRQVDCHINNLYNTTFWALVQKGGMGAREAEQRLKGTVSSEKNEILFKEFGINYNNEPDCFKKGTVLYRDFFPKPRAIESEKGSATARPIIQTSFPSEPIASPALQQAKTHKTSRSVEKAIPYLPDQKNLLQFPDTPRKTFLSETSTPSPPPSPKMISRAAFPNPLRCNPSNSDLNSYVTSSMPLSPPSTATWYNKSSTNGKPHLPSLTPLPLSPPTLKPSRKTPQPLNVSPEMTENDFPADYPIAGYRHHTSSSVSRGFSHSASASMGTVSDAQQVTQPRLKQRSPSQPTLPTYFASSATHPVGPPSIPLRISSIPANNKPRKLSLPAHRSNTTGDGDVSPHDTVSTPTRRVSPPLQKNKALPSPPMSAEEENRTREKVIASSPRQETTKYATTPNIGDTSPPRRASESSNRAYTIWPDGSISHPGLAELHAISSPTSSSPTSATLQYPHASPDMQALTSAANTGPKSQPYPTTQPFPSSNANIPPQTRLKEAVRTASSTKTKSSGNAREQKTDSSMEKRGKHNHASEFPASGAPVQMSRTQKDKDRKKKCKAAVLMEHVDVIKDEFWEKRPWILSGRTG, encoded by the exons ATGGCGAACAGCAA ATATGAATACGTGCGGAGATTTGAGAAGGATGATGGCCTGTTGGAGAACACATGGATTGTGGTACGCATCGATGGCCGTGGCTTTTCAAA ATTCACCGCCAAGTATGAATTTGTCAAACCGAATGACAAGAATGGCCTAGACGTCATGAACGCAGCAGCAAAGGCCGTCATGAAAGAACTGCCCGACCTTGTCATGGCATTCGGCAACAGCGACGAATTTAG TTTCGTCTTCCACAAAGACTGTGCCTTATTCGACCGGCGAGCCAG TAAACTCACCACGACTATTGTATCGACTTTCACCGCATATTATGTATATTCTTGGTCATTATACTTTCCTGATAAGCCCCTCACGCCGCCTTTACCATCATTTGATGGACGTGCTGTGCTCTACCCAAGCGACGACAACCTTCGGGATTACCTAAGCTGGCGCCAAGTCGACTGCCATATCAACAACCTATATAACACTACTTTCTGGGCCCTTGTTCAGAAGGGTGGAATGGGAGCTCGAGAAGCAGAACAAAGACTCAAGGGTACCGTGTCGTCAGAAAAGAACGAGATCCTGTTCAAAGAGTTTGGCATCAACTATAACAACGAGCCGGACTGCTTCAAGAAGGGCACAGTACTGTATAGAGAT TTCTTTCCTAAGCCGCGCGCCATCGAGTCTGAAAAGGGATCTGCAACGGCGAGACCGATAATCCAGACAAGCTTCCCGTCAGAACCTATAGCCTCGCCAGCGCTACAGCAAGCAAAGACACACAAAACATCTCGATCCGTCGAAAAGGCGATTCCTTATCTGCCAGACCAAAAGAATTTGCTTCAATTCCCTGACACTCCACGTAAAACATTCCTCTCGGAGACATCAACACCATCGCCACCGCCATCCCCAAAGATGATTTCAAGAGCAGCATTCCCCAACCCGCTTCGCTGCAACCCTAGCAATTCCGATCTCAATAGCTACGTGACTAGCTCTATGCCGCTTTCACCGCCGTCCACTGCTACCTGGTATAACAAGTCATCGACTAACGGAAAGCCACATCTGCCCTCATTGACACCTCTACCTCTGTCGCCACCAACATTAAAGCCAAGTAGAAAGACACCACAGCCTTTGAATGTTTCACCGGAGATGACCGAGAACGACTTCCCAGCCGATTATCCCATAGCAGGCTACCGCCATCACACGAGCTCGTCAGTGAGTCGGGGATTCTCACACTCTGCTTCTGCATCTATGGGAACAGTTTCGGATGCACAGCAGGTGACACAGCCTAGGCTGAAGCAACGTTCGCCCAGTCAGCCAACACTCCCTACCTATTTCGCCTCGAGTGCCACACACCCCGTGGGACCGCCATCCATACCTCTACGGATATCGAGCATACCTGCCAACAACAAGCCACGCAAGTTGTCTCTGCCCGCCCATCGCTCAAACACCACCGGCGACGGTGACGTCAGCCCCCACGACACCGTCTCAACACCAACCCGTAGAGTCAGCCCACCCCTCCAAAAGAACAAGGCCCTACCAAGCCCCCCGATGAGCGCCGAAGAAGAGAACCGCACGCGAGAAAAGGTTATAGCCAGTAGCCCGCGTCAAGAAACTACAAAATACGCCACCACGCCCAACATAGGCGACACCTCCCCACCTCGACGCGCCAGCGAATCCAGCAACAGAGCCTACACAATCTGGCCCGACGGTTCAATCTCCCACCCTGGCCTCGCAGAGCTTCACGCCATCTCTTCCCCCACAAGCTCCTCTCCCACATCCGCCACTCTCCAGTACCCCCACGCCTCCCCGGACATGCAAGCCCTCACCTCGGCCGCGAACACGGGCCCGAAATCTCAACCTTACCCCACTACTCAGCCGTTCCCTAGTAGTAACGCGAACATCCCGCCGCAGACGAGGCTGAAGGAGGCTGTGCGGACTGCTTCGTCGACGAAAACGAAGTCTAGTGGTAATGCTAGGGAGCAGAAGACAGACAGTAGTATGGAGAAGAGGGGTAAGCACAACCACGCATCTGAATTTCCTGCTTCCGGTGCCCCGGTGCAAATGAGTCGTACGCAAAAGGATAAAGACCGCAAGAAGAAGTGTAAAGCGGCAGTGCTGATGGAGCATGTTGATGTTATCAAAGATGAGTTTTGGGAGAAGAGGCCGTGGATTTTGAGTGGGAGGACGGGATGA